Sequence from the Rutidosis leptorrhynchoides isolate AG116_Rl617_1_P2 chromosome 3, CSIRO_AGI_Rlap_v1, whole genome shotgun sequence genome:
ACGGTTGGGTCAACTCCAAATAAAAGTCCAGATGAAAGTGTATTGGGCCCAGAAAGTAACAATAATAAGCCCAAGAAAAAGATGCATTCACATGACGGGCCAAACAGCCCAACACCTGATGATTCCATATGTAATAACAATAGACATATTGGGGAAAAGTGTTCTAAATAACCTGGAGGAAAAAAATAGACAGCTAATAACAAATCGACCTCATCAAACAATAACTCCAGCGAAACAATTGAGGTCTCAATTTGTAAGGATTGCTATTTGGGTTTAATGGGCAATTGGAAGACATCATCACGCATAATGAAAATCAAAAGGATGGCACGAAAAGGTAGTGGACATTGTGATGGTAGGGTTAATTGCAAAAATTGTAGAAGAAAATCAAAACCTAAGAAAAGCAAGAAGTCGAATAAAAGTGGTGACTTAAGGATGTCGGTTGGAGGATCGATTAATAATGTCGAGCTTAGGGAATTTGCCGAGGATATTGGCCTTAATTGGCCTAATGCTCAGTAAGTTTCACTCCTTATCatttgtcattatattataatgaaGATACTCTCCGTAAATGTACGTGGGTTTGGGGTTGCGGGTAAATTTAGTTGGGTTAAAGGATTATGTTTGAGTGAGAAACCGGATATCACGGTATTTCAAGAAACAAAGTGTATGAATGTGAATGATTTTTGGGTTCATCAATTGTGGGGTCATAATGATGTTGGGTATGCACAAAAAGATGCTATTGGGAATTCGGGTGGTATGCTAGTTATTTGGGACAACAACTGATTTAAAGTCAATTGTGTGGTAGGTGGTGATTTCTTTTTAGCAATTAGGGGCACTTGGGTGGGATTCGGGCACGATAAAATAGTTGTTAATATATATGGACCTCATTGTGATAGTGATAAGAAGAAAATGTGGGAGACTCTTGATAATCTTATGATGGGTGTGGATTCGGGTTGGGTTTTATGTGGGGACTTTAACGAAGTTCGGAGTCATGAGGATAGACTCAATTGTGTGTTTCATGAAGCTAGAGCTAGGAAATTCAATGAGTTCATTGTTAGAAATAATCTTATTGAGGTCCCCATAAATGGAAGGAAATTCACACGTATTAGCGATGATGGCACTAAATTTAGCAAACTTGATAGGTTCCTCGTTTCGAATAATTTTATTAATCTATGGAATGATTTATCCATTAATGTTCTCGATAAAATGGAGTCCGATCATTGTCCTCTAGTCCTTCATGATGGTATAATCGATTTGGTCCTAAACCTTTCAAGTTGTTTGATGAATGGTTAAATAAAGAAGGTGTTGATAAGGTGATTATTGAGGGATGGAATAAAGATGTTCGTGGATATAAAAAAGATTGTGTATTTCGAGATAAGTTAAAAAACGTTAAAGCCGAATTGAAAGATTGGAGCAAAAAGGAATTCGGTAACCTTGATGAAGAAAATAATTCCTTGAAAGAGATTGCTCAAAGGTGGGAATTGAAAGCAGAAAATGGCACACGTTCGACTCTCAACAACTACCGTCCTATTAGTCTTATCGGAAGCTTTTACAAAATTATTGCGAAGCTACTTTCAAATAGAATTAGAAAGGTAATCCCATCTCTTGTCGGGTTTGAACAAAGCGCATTTATAAAGGGAAGGAATATTCTTGATGGGGCGTTAATTGCGAACGAATCTATTAGTTACCTAAAACATGAACGTGCTAAAAGTCTTATTTTTAAGGTTGATTTTGAAAAACCGTTCGATTGTTTGAATTGGGATTTTCTAATGGAGATAATGCAAATAATGGGGTTTGGGGCAAAGTGGAGAGGATGGATCCGTTCTTGTCTTGAATCGGCATCCATTTCGGTGTTAGTTAATGGTTCGCCCACACGTGAATTCAAAATAGAGAGAGGAGTTAGACAAGGCGACCCGCTATCACCATTTCTTTTTATAATAGCGGCAGAGGGATTAAATGTTTTGACAAAAAAGGTGGTCTATAATAAAAGATTCATGGGTGTAGAAATCGGATCCGAAAAGATCCCCATCTCGcacttacaatatgcggatgatactatCTTTTTTGGTGAGTGGAGTGTAACTAATCTCCAGAACCTTTTTAAACTTCTCAAGTGTTTTGAGCACACTTCGGGCTTAAAAGTAAATTACCATAAAAGCAATTTATTTAGTATTGGGGTTGAGAAAAATGAAGTCAAAAATATGAGTAGTATGTTTGGTTGTAATTCCGGCACAATCCCGTTTATCTATCTCAGTCTTCAGGTTGGTGGTAGAATGAATAAATTAGAAAGTTGGAACCCGGTTATAGATAAATTCACAAAAAGGCTCTCGAATTGGAAGGCACGTTCGGTGTGGTATGGTGGACGCTTGACCTTAGTGAAATCGGTGTTGAATAGTCTCccgttgtactacttctcgctcttcTGCGCTCCGCCGTGTGTGGTAAAAAAAAAACTTGAGTGTGTAAGACATTTTTTTTTTCCGGGTCGGGTACAAATACAAAAATTTTATGGGTAAAATGGGGCGAAACCCTTCTTCCTTTCGAGAAAGGAGGGTTAAATTTGGATTCTTAAAAAAGCAAAAATTTAGCTttgatcggcaagtggtggtggagattCAAAACCGAAACTAATGCCTTGTGAGTCAAAGCTATCTCTAGCATTTATGGGTCTTCGGGGGGTTTAATCTTATCTCAAAATATTAGCTCACTTCCGTATATTTCGGTTGGCCTAACATAATCAAAGCGGGGAAAACTCTTGAAGATCTTGGTATTCCATTTCCCAATTCTTTCATTCGAAAGATTGGGAATGGTCTATCAACGTCTTTTTGGGATGATTTGTGGGTTGAGAATATTCCTCTAAAAAAACAGGTTCAAGAGACTCTATCATTTGGAACGAGATCGAGAGGCAACAGTTGGGTCGAGAATCACTCTTCATGGGTCGGATGCGTCGGTCAATGGATCATGGAACAGAGAACCGATGGGCAGGGCAAAAGATGAGCTGATGCAATTACAACAGATGGTTCGAGCTGCTAATTTCAATACTGATGGTGTTGACTCGTGGCATTGGGAAATAAGCAACGAAGGTATTTTTAAAACAAGTGTATTATCAAAACTCATTGATGAAAAGATCCTTCATACGAATAATTCTAATGCTTCGGGTACTATGCGAAATATGTTGGTCCCCAAAAAAGTTGAAGTGTTTGTTTGGAGGGTCCTAAAAGGGAGAATTCTGGTGTTGATTGAATTAGATAAAAGGGGTGTCGGTTTACATTCGGTTCGTTGTCCAATTTGTGATAATGATATCGAAAGTATCAACCACTCCCTCTTATCTTATGATAAAGTTCGAGATGTTTGGGATAAAATCTTTGGATGGTGGAACATATCGCGTCCTCCAAATTGCAACTTAGCGTCACTTTTAGGCATCTATACGGGTCAATTTAGTTCGGATATGGGAAGGAAAATATGGCAAGCGGTGGTGTGGACAAGTGTGTATCTAATGTGGAAGAATCGCAATGAAAAAGTCTTTAAAAACATGGTGTGGAACGTACCAATGGCGGTTTGCGAAATACAAGTCAAAAGCTTCGAATGGATTGCGAAAAGGTGCAAAGAAAAGGTCATCGATTGGAGTACTTGGCTACATACTCCTACTTCTTTAATGTAATCGACATATGTGTGAATTATGTTGTGAATCATTTTGTGTGGTATTGTACATATTTGTTGCCATCTTGACATCTTTGATGTAATCTTACGAATTGTTAATTTAATAAAATTATCTTGTTGCCgttcaataataattataatttagtttaagttattaaattttttttttttttacgttttcaaGTGTTTTTTGGAAAAATGAAACTGAATAGTGAATACCAAACTATCTTGCAACAACAATGAGATAGAAGTTCGAGACACCCATCTCGAGATAAACGTAAACTAACCAGCATTGAAATTGCTTGCAACTGTATGAAGTACTGTTGTATTCATATAAATTCGAGACATACTGAATACTAGCAGCGGAACTAGTACGATCGAGGTTTAAATCACCGGTCGAGAAAGCGATAATGAATAGAAGGCTTTCCAAGGTTTCACAACCTAATTTTCTTCAATAGCTTGCTTCATACCAACACATTTTCTCTCAACTCAATTGTGTGTATTTTGTATCACTCTTTTTTCCTTGACTTGTATCATACAACAAAGAGATGGGCTCTCCTTATAGAGCCATAAGAATGAAGACCATAAGTCTCCATTTAATCATATTGAAAGCCACACTCAAGTCATCAATTAACTTGTAAGTTAATGTGGTATTTCAAGAGTTTGTGggtgtaaataatattaatatttccaACAAGCACAATTGCAGGCTTGCAGCAACCGATATGACCAAACCAAAACCCGCATTAAACTTTTTGTCATTATATAGTGCTTCGTTTGGTGCTAGTACATGCACATAACTAAAAATGTGAAAGAGACATATGGAGATTTGGAGAAAGATAAAGATGAAATTGTCGACGAAGAAGAAACTAAACATCGAGAAGTAGAAACTGGTAAGGAAGAAGAACAAAAGTGGATGGTCTTTCCAAGCGCTCCATTAGTTGCTTAACCAAGAAAATATGTGTGACCAGCGTCAACCATCATTTTCGTTGGTGGACTCAAGATATAGGTAATCATAATTTGTTAATTACAATTTAATCTTGTTTTTATGTATAGTTTGACTTTTACGTGCCAAAAAgtgttggttttattttttgatagaaaaattgatatggttactttgtg
This genomic interval carries:
- the LOC139900017 gene encoding uncharacterized protein, whose translation is MKILSVNVRGFGVAGKFSWVKGLCLSEKPDITVFQETKCMNVNDFWVHQLWGHNDVGYAQKDAIGNSGGGDFFLAIRGTWVGFGHDKIVVNIYGPHCDSDKKKMWETLDNLMMGVDSGWVLCGDFNEVRSHEDRLNCVFHEARARKFNEFIVRNNLIEVPINGRKFTRISDDGTKFSKLDRFLVSNNFINLWNDLSINVLDKMESDHCPLVLHDGVDKVIIEGWNKDVRGYKKDCVFRDKLKNVKAELKDWSKKEFGNLDEENNSLKEIAQRWELKAENGTRSTLNNYRPISLIGSFYKIIAKLLSNRIRKVIPSLVGFEQSAFIKGRNILDGALIANESISYLKHERAKSLIFKVDFEKPFDCLNWDFLMEIMQIMGFGAKWRGWIRSCLESASISVLVNGSPTREFKIERGVRQGDPLSPFLFIIAAEGLNVLTKKVVYNKRFMGVEIGSEKIPISHLQYADDTIFFGEWSVTNLQNLFKLLKCFEHTSGLKVNYHKSNLFSIGVEKNEVKNMSSMFGCNSGTIPFIYLSLQVGGRMNKLESWNPVIDKFTKRLSNWKARSVWYGGRLTLVKSVLNSLPLFKRLYHLERDREATVGSRITLHGSDASVNGSWNREPMGRAKDELMQLQQMVRAANFNTDGVDSWHWEISNEGIFKTSVLSKLIDEKILHTNNSNASGTMRNMLVPKKVEVFVWRVLKGRILVLIELDKRGVGLHSVRCPICDNDIESINHSLLSYDKVRDVWDKIFGWWNISRPPNCNLASLLGIYTGQFSSDMGRKIWQAVVWTSVYLMWKNRNEKVFKNMVWNVPMAVCEIQVKSFEWIAKRCKEKYMHITKNVKETYGDLEKDKDEIVDEEETKHREVETGKEEEQKWMVFPSAPLVA